Part of the Lycium ferocissimum isolate CSIRO_LF1 chromosome 6, AGI_CSIRO_Lferr_CH_V1, whole genome shotgun sequence genome, tctaccatttctAACTCACATAGGTCAGCTGGAACAACATGGTGATAGACTCTGACTGGACAGCCCTTATAGACACGTCGGGCTATGACTGACTCACCAACTGGAGttgacacttcaaaaggttccTTTAGCTTTTCAGGTTCAATACCAAATTTCCTAGCAACATAAGGGGTGACATAGGATAGGGTGGATCCAGGGTCCATGAGAGCATAAACATCGAAACTGAAAACGGTgagtatacctgtgacaacatcagtaCGAGCATCGATATCCTGACGCCCGGTCAAAGCATACAAACGGTTTGGGCCACCGCTTGTGTTGCCGGATCTAGCTGGTGCACGTCCTGCCTGAGTTTGGTTATTATGAGGAACCGACGAATTTATTGACTGAGTCCGATTACCTCCTGTGCCCTGTCTGATTGAAGGGCAATTTCGCTGAACATGGCCCGGCTGGCCACACCCATAGCAAATATTCGATCCAGAGCGGCACTCCCCAGGATGCCTCTTCCCACACTTAGCACAAATCGGATTGGTGAAGTTACTCTGAGTCACACTGGCCTGAGACTGGGAGCCTGGCGACCTGAAATTCTGCTGACGGTTATCTTTCCTGAACTTGAAAACTGGAGCACTTGCTGTGGACGGAGCAGGTCCTGCTGAcctgttcttaaagaatttccTGTTTCCGTTCCCGCTGAACTGTCCGGTAGACTTGACCCTCTTGTTGAActccttgtctttctctttctgcaaggcttcctcctcctttagccttgtctcATTGCCCTGTacgaaagcaaccatcttggagATGGTCATTCCCCCATTCTGTGCAGCAATGTTGGCCCCATCATACAAATGGGAATCAAGTCCTCCAACAAACCTTCTCACTCTCGCCCTCATATCCGGTACCATATGTGGAGCATGCTTAGCCAGACTGACAAATTCCAAATAGTAGTCCTGAACCGACCTGCCATTCTGCTTAAGCTTTAGGAATTGCTCAGCCTTAGCTTCCCTGACCTCTACTGGCATGAAGTGGTCTAGGAATGCACTTGCAAACTCATCCCATGTAGCATCGGGTGCATCCTCACCTCGGGACAATtcccaagattcataccatGTGTTAGCAATGCTCGCTATGACCCTTATGGATTTGTAAATAGCCTGATGAGCTCCAAAAGTAGCGCTTCGACATTCCGCTTAGACTTCAGAATCGTCATAATCCCGAAGATTTTTTGAAGAGCATCAATGTAGTCCTGAGGGTCTTCGTCTTTCTTTGTCCCCGTGAAGACTGGGGGATTCATTCTGAGGAAATCCTTAGTCTTAGAAGACTCTCCATTATTTCCTGAACTTGACCCAGATTCCTGACGTTGGGCCTGAGCTGCTACCAGTTGTGTGAGCATATTGATAGCACTCCTAACATCCCCATCCGAATCACAGGAGGTGTAACAAGGAGCGGAGCGGGGGGCCGCCGTCCGAGTCGGAACGGTCTCTTCGCGAGTTGCTTCCGCAAAGAGCCCCTTGGCTAGTGGCCGTAGCCTTTTCGGTGTATTTCCTTTTCGCAGCATTTTCTCGAAAATACGTACACGCACGAATTAGAAAGACATCCTAAAAGTATCGCTCtaatcgcacgatctagaatatgaaagaagtgagacaatccgaatgtcttggtggtcaatcCGTTTATATgcatggggccctcacacatataaaagtgaccccactggacacggtttcatagactccctaaagacacttgaacctaggctctgataccaagctttgtcacgccccgaaccatggcctgggcgtaacacggcactcgggccttgcttacatgtgtccgagcgaacctcatggcttgcttgtcaacatgggcatcaaaacaatatatctatatgatgcaatttaaataaatcatgaaaatataatttgcggaataaagtcttgaaattatctcatagcatgaaaattcatgaaaacgtaatagtctgcaaacatgaaagcataactgACTCGTGAACTAatatctgtctatgaaacctctaaaacatgtctgaatactaactaccaggacatggccctggactaccataaacTGCATACTAATatagactccatgttgaaccccgagaggagtggggctcaccaataagctgataactGAGGTGATCCTCGCGCGTGTATGCTCCCGAAAATCGGTATCCGCACCGTGAAGTGtgccccggcaaaagggacgttagtacatggtgaatagtactagtatgtaaaacctgctgaaatgaagaacatggcacaacataggtataggacatgaactgaaactgaatgtaacttgaacatgagcatgaaacgtgagtaaagtctgaaaacagtaaatcaatgaaaatacatatatataaaacttcttgtaacgtggggaatgctatagtgtaaccgacaacatgatctggtacttgcgtcctaccaggagaacactcacaccttgccaggggatatgagatttaagtaataataagcatgtaaggatccaaactgcataatgaaggtgttgcctccttgctgacaacccttatcctacggtggcgacgtagtttcaggctatctgagccttctcggttaactaagcaatcccaaaaacatgaacatgatatagttggctaagaagcccatgattttcgtgaaataacttgtaaataacttgtaaatatcttgtaatcatgatttcacgaaataacttgtaacatggttccatgaaatatcttgtaatatggtttcatgagataacttgtcgtagtcttgcaaacatgttcttgattcatgagtaataacaatagttcataattatatatataattgacttgaaaacatggttgtaacttgctacataaaatcataaaatttcatataaacataatgagaacacatgaggaagaattcatgattcatggattaagctagggttcctaataaccgtaatggaagattaggaatacaataacgaatatagatacaaaattcatatacataaatacataactatgggctaccaatatgttgggtttaatgccctagggtttgaacttcatggatatcaagaaacggagcatggggaagaacgtagagattcccacatgtggatggaagttctacataccttagtcgctccaaaacttgaattaaagacttgagctttgaagaggatttccaaaatcttgaattcttgaaccttgagatgggttttcttaaaaaccctagtttaggaatgatgatttcttgtttagatcattagagtatatgttagaattgagttggaataattagagtaggcttaccttggtgttcttgatgatgggagagggtaggaggtcgttctagggcttgaaggaatgaaaaataatgatttgaactgatatggacgaatatatactgttctggaaaATTGCAGTTTACGTCCAGCACagtactggccgtattttgaaatactggccgtattttgaaatacggtccgtattccgaaaggactgcactgcgtctcttcagtaaaatggtcataactctttgcacagatgtccgtttgacccccataatataccgttggaaaggtatttcaaagctctacaactttcattgaggaagttttcccaaattccaaatacattttgaaatacgggacatattttgaaatacggtccgtatttaacaatgtaaaattcaaatgtcaaattccagaatgctcagaaatccttGGCATCAGTTTACGACTTggtttacggcccgtatacTGAAAAATACGTATTTAACCCAATGTAACATCCAAatcatgggcgtaaacccccaTCTTACAACTTGATTTACGTCCCGGGAAATTTCAATTCTTACATCCTTTATCTACTtctctaagtctaggatcatggtcaaagcttaggttaaagatacgaggtgttacatcaATTATGATAATATTTTCATGTCTTGAACTTGTATTCCTTGTAGAATTGGATTAAGCCTTAGTCCATATTCTTCAAGGATTCCTTTTTTACACGTGGAACAACTATTCTTGCTTGCACCAAACAATCTCTAGTTCTTATGTAAAGAATTTGGTTCTTCTAGTGTTTGTGCAATCCTGTTTCCACCATTACCAGTTTCTTTAAGAGATGTGTTAAGGACCTGgttcttatgtatgtttgtCCATTCTTCTTGAACGTTAATTTccaattatatattatttgtcaatcatcaaaacttcataAGATATTGAATTGTAATTCAGATCAAAGAAGCTCAATAAATTCCccatttttgatgatgacaaactcacaATAGCTTTATAACTCTTCATGTGCACTCAAGAAGCTTCATAGCTCTTCATTTTCAGTCAACTGCATCTTTCTCCGAAGGACCAACTTCTATATTGATAATTCCTTCTTAGAACCAGCTCCATGTTGATCCAACTTTTGACTTAGCAAGATATGATCTCACTTAAGTCTGTGTAGGGCCTTACCTTCCATTCCTTGCAATACTCTAAATGACTAGGTTTAAGAACCTGAGCATTACCCTTTATTTATTTGCAACTTAAGCATAACCATTTATTTGTTTGTTGTAAAATATCATTATTGAAAGTACAAGGATCAAGTTTTTTCTTTaggatatttttgaaattttcaaatcaatgcaTATATCTCTATTTTTCTTACTTCCCTATTTTCCCCCTTTTATCATCATCGAAAAGACAACAACATTACTTGAATCAAGTATGAGAATTAACAAATGTCCAACTCATGGTCACTGAGGCTACACTAACATGAACACATGACAAGTCTTAAGAGAATCAGGTTATTGCATGATAGCATCATTAGATCTTACCCAAATTTACTTGGTCATGCCATGCGTGCATACCTATTGCAGTATAAGACTGAGTTAGAAATTCATCTCACCTTAATCTACTTATTACGATCATTAAAACCTAGCCAATCATAGAAGGAATCAAAGAGATTTTTAATCCATCTTAAGTTGTCCAAGCTGAAGCGGTTATTTTCAAAGTGATCTCTACTTAGatttttttgtaaatatgtGCAATCTACTCCTCAGCTTGCAAAATTCCATAGAGATATGTCCCTTCTCCACATTATCTCTTAAAAATTGGTGCCTAATATCAATTTGTTTTTTCCTCTTGTGTTGGATAGAGTTCTTTGCCATATTCATAGCACTTGTATTATCACAAAAGATTGAAACCCTTTCAATTTTGACACCATAATCTTCTCATTGCTATTTGATCCATAATAGTTGTGCATAACATGAAGCAGCAACTACATATTTAGCTTCTATAATAGATAATGCCACACGATTTTATTCTTTATTGCCGAAGAGATCAAACATGATCCAAGGAAATGAGCCCCCCCATATGTGCTATTCCTATCCACCAAATATCTAGTATAATCAGCATATCCTATTAATTCAAAGGAACCTCCGGTACTATACCAAAGGACCAGCACCTGTGTACTTTTGAGATACCTTAGTATCCTCTTCACAACTTTCATGTGAGACTCCTTTGGAAGAGATTGAAATCTAGCACAAAGTTCAATACTAAACACAAGGAGCTAATCATACCCTATACTTCTTTTCTTCAACCAAAGGACCAGATTCGGCTTTGTCAAGTCTAGTggcagtggctatattggagtACCAATGGTCTTCGCATTATCCATGTCAAATCGTTTCAGCAGCTCCTTGATGTACTTTTGTTGGTGAATCATTGTCTCATCCTTGGTTTGTTTCCCTTGCGGTCCCTGGGAGAAGTTTAGTTATTCCAACATATTCATCTCATTTTCAGTCTCCATAAGTTAGCAAACTCATTATACAAAGTCTCTTTTGTGACACCAAAGATGATATCATCGACATATACTTGAATAATTAGTAGACTTGTGTTTTGCTTCATAAAAAATACGATATTATTAATCTTACCTCTTGTAAAACCATTCTTAAAAAAACATAATTGAGTGAACAAACATTGTCATCTACAGCTATAGAATGAGTTAGATGGGCCCAAAAAGTTCAGTGGAGATGTTGATAACCCAACAACATGCTTATTAGTAATTCCATATTATACGAAAAATTATTACTCCTACGTGAAATTTCATCGGATACCCTTTTTTAAGGTTTGTGTTAAATTTTATTCCATCATTTAAAGAATTAGTGCAAAAATCGATTCAACAACATAAATTCTCCTTCTTCCCTCCTTCTTCTCCCTCATCCTCCTCCTTTACTTCCTCCTCGTTACCTAATAGTAAGAGTTAGGGCACCAAGTTGTGCTGTTCTAAATGGTGAGAGAGTTTTCTCTTCGTTTGATGTAAATTAATATGCAGAAGAAATAATATGTAGCCTCCTTACACTGCTCCAAGCTGGTGTTGATCTCTTATTTATCATGTTTAAACTAGATACAATTAAGTGTAGATGATTAAAGAGACGTTGTTTGATTGACAATAGGTGCTTAATAGAAAATGATCTAATTAGAGATATGAGTAATTGAAAAAGACAAATAACTTTACAAATCCAGCAAAACTTATATAATAAGTAGAATGAACATGGTACCGGTTCTTGTCAGTCCGACAAAACTTGTGAATAATTAAACAACACAGGTAAATTTTGTCAGTCTGCCAAATTTGCGAATAGTTAAACAACACAGATAAATTGTGTCATCTGACGAGAGCACTAACAATTTAACAAGacaggaagaaaaaaattgtattaaaGTTGTGTTCAGCAACATAATTTGTGAATAGTGTAAACTTTGCCCAGGACTTGTGAACAATTTGTATCAAAGTAATGCTTTCACTTGGCATAACTTCGTGGAAGTTATAACAGACGAGACTATTTTTGCACAAATTCATTAACTAGGGACAAAATCTAAATAATTTCCATTAATGACCATATTTTTGCAAATCACCCTtactcatattagataggcTCACACATTGATTTGGATTAATCAAATTtaggaaattgaaaaaaattattgttgtAGAATACGATGCTTAGCTTGAAAGACATTCCTAAAATTGTTGAAaaccatatttttaatttctttgtcaATCATTCTGCTTTATCAACCGATTATaggtaaaatttaaaaatgattATATAACTAAGATTTATTTTCCACCAAAGTTCACAActttaattttgttttcatCAAAAAGTCgcataattatattttttaacagAAAAGTCATAAAAATTTTACCCTACTAACACAAAAGTTACAATTGCTGAAAAATCAATCTTCCAATGGATGATAATTTTTTACTctacattttatttttaatctaatGAACACATACCCAACTAAAAGAGGACTGACCTGATGCAATTTTTAATTTTCCGATGAGCGATAATCCACCATTTTTTTACCATCTCAAATGTATCGAATTCTTTACCCCCAATTTTGGATCCCCATTTTCaagattttcatccaaattaaTATTCCATCCATCCCAGTTCATGTGACCATCTTTCCTTTTCAGGCATTCCAAGAAGAACAACATATTTTCATACTTAGTAATAATTTAAtcttaaacttctcattttacccttactgaaataattttttgccaCAGAAATTTATATGACTTATTTGAgatcaaaaatttcaaaaacctACCTTTTTCTCTTAAATTCCATGCCCAGTCAagcaccttcacataaattgggacggagagaatAGTGACTAAAATTTAGAGATTTCATATTTTCCCATGAAAATCGGTAGGAAATTTCTGCAGAAAATATCTAAGGTAAAACTCCCCGGTAATTCACACTCCAGAAAAAACATCTCTAACCAATTAAACAACTAAAAGGATCAATGAATTAGAAAGAATTTatcacaaaattattattttcgatTCACTGATAACTAGCAGTAGTAGTTATTGCTTCATAAAGTTTAATTTCGTACTAtccaacaaaatataatacTTTCCAATATATACTACGTGTTTCAAAAATTGCGTCGGGTCGGTCTTCTTTTAATTGAGTCTACACTTATATgattaaaaaactaaaaagagattaaaattaaaaaaaattatcactcATCGAAAGATTGGACTTTCTGGTAATTGTGATTTTTGTGTTAGTAGGATTAAAGTTTACCTCTCGATCGTAATATAAGAGATCTCTTTAGAAGTTTAGATGTGTCAAAAGTTAAATAACTCTGACATAATTATAGAAACACTTTCGTTAAACATTTCTAAAGGCATGAAAAGAGTAGTCATGATGTTATCATTTATGTCCTATCAGTTCGTTATTCAGTTATTCATTCTATAAATTAAAGCAGGCTTGCAGAAAAACAATCCAGCAAATGATTATGGAATGTTCAAGCAATTTCAAAAGAGTGATAACTTCCAAGTATGTAAATATCTTGTTTGCTTTAAAATTACAAAATCATTCCTTCAGTAATTGTGATTCAACGTTTTACACTagattgatattttttatttcgaTCGGCAGTCCTCCGGTTGTTTTCATACAATTACGACCAAAGTATAACTCAATATACACATTTTacactctttttcttttatatttgatTCTCATAAGACGAAATTGACTTTCGCTTCATGAAGCAATAAATACAGATATTCAAACGTGGGAAGAGTGAATAATTAAGTTTATTACCGAAAGAACATTCTAACACTTAagctttataaaaataaaaaataaaaagagttccacatgagaaaaaaattaagctgtTAAGTGGAGGACATCATGTGATAAACCTTGTTTGAAATTTTCCTGGGTGATGTAAAGTTAGAACAAAGAAATGCCTCAGCCAACATATTGCCGACTCGAATTTGTGATGCAGTTGTGAGATGAATGCCATCAGGATTCAATGATAGTCCGTTAGCATCTACCTTCACTGCATTTGGGATTTCAACTTCTATCTGAGCTTGTCTAACTATATctgcaaatttccctttaaaCCACGGATCTGGAATATGCAGAACAACCTATAAAATCAAACAACTATGATGATCACCATATGCAGAATTACTTGAATCAGAATACTCCTCCAATATGTTCAAACAATTAATCTAATTAAATCACTTGCTGAAAAGAATACACAACATTGGTGACATATGAGATTCCTAGGCTCCTTGTAAGACTTGGACAATCATCCTCCCTTTGAGCTAACTTTTGGAGTGTGAGTTAGGCTAATGCCTAATTtgacatggtatcagagccagacTCAAGCCCGATTTGACGTGGGCCTTggttgcccccccccccccccctcggaCCGATGGAGGTTGGAAATGCCCAGGGTGCACGTTCCAGACTGGAGAGTGGAACTCCGGATAAAAGTATGTTCAGATCTGGATGTGACGGGGGAGGGGGTTGAATAGAATATACCACTTGGTGACGGATGAGATCCCTGCGCTCCTTATAAGGCTTGGGCAATCAACCTCCCTTTGAGCTAGCTTTTCAGTTTGAGTTAGGCTCAAGACCCATTTCTCCCAGCCCATGAATGAATCCCACATCGATGAAGAACGAGAGCCCTGGGTTTCTTGTAACACTTGAACAATCCTCCTCCttttgagctagcttttggggtgtgAGTtagactcaaatttttttttctgacaAGTATTTTCGAGGCCACTTCTTTAAGTAGATATGGACCCCAATTTTGAGTGAACAGATGTTAGAATAATGTTGCACCCACTAATTGTTTGTGTTATTAGAGTGAAACTTTTGTATAAATATGTATTTCAAAATGGTCAACCACTTACATGTCAATTGATGAAAATCCACTAGATTTGCCCTATTCTACACCCACATAAAATATGAGAGTTGTTtaacaaaccaacaaaaatagTCGAAGACGAATGATGGATCTTTTAAATTGGAAAAAATGGAGATGACTAGTTAATacatttatgattcatatgactATTTGCAAGACCATTCGTATTGATCATTCATAGGAAGTTACTCCATCCGTTTCACAACGTTTGTCTTACTTTACTTTTTAGTCCATTTAATAAAGAACGCCTCTTTCCTcttttgacaactctttaatttcaactttccacatgacatgtttaaaacCATTATAAGATTAAAGGATGTTTTTTTACATTCCACATATCTTTAGTTAACaactacaagattcaaaagtcttctttacattcttaaattttgtgttaaggcaaaaccagacaaacattTTAAAACGGAGGAAGTATAATTTATTCTTTCATGTATAATGCttatttcaatatttattttaataatattattaatattcaaTAAAGCGTGCATGACTCAACATACAAGTGCAATGCACGTACAGagaaactagtatatatatagagagagagagagagactaatGTTTGAACGATGGACTTTGGAAAGAAACTGAGAACGGACCAAGCAATTAGAATCCTAAAAGATTTTGGTTTATTATAAGAGACTAACTTAACCAAATTAATGTATGAAAAGTACTTTGTAGTTATTGAAAATTATTTATGCAGCTGCAAATTATGGAACTTACCACCCAAGCAATCAAACTTGGTTGGACttagttaag contains:
- the LOC132061340 gene encoding uncharacterized protein LOC132061340 — its product is MPVEVREAKAEQFLKLKQNGRSVQDYYLEFVSLAKHAPHMVPDMRARVRRFVGGLDSHLYDGANIAAQNGGMTISKMVAFKEKDKEFNKRVKSTGQFSGNGNRKFFKNRSAGPAPSTASAPVFKFRKDNRQQNFRSPGSQSQASVTQSNFTNPICAKCGKRHPGECRSGSNICYGCGQPGHVQRNCPSIRQGTGGNRTQSINSSVPHNNQTQAGRAPARSGNTSGGPNRLYALTGRQDIDARTDVVTGILTVFSFDVYALMDPGSTLSYVTPYVARKFGIEPEKLKEPFEVSTPVGIQLPRPQLFDQSVVNEFPEVFPEDLPGIPPDREIDFAIDLLPGTKPISIPPYRMAPAELRELKAQLKDLLDKGFIRPSVSPWGAPVLFVRKKDGSLLAFLGHVIYGEGVQVDSQKIEAVKNWPRPTSVSDIRSFLGLAGYYRRFVEGFSSISAPLTKLMKKEVKFQWSDACERSFEELKTRLTSAPVLTLPEGTEGEIVIGVVFSCKGLLKLGTVSEKVATINEELSRGKDYVTN